One stretch of Prunus persica cultivar Lovell chromosome G1, Prunus_persica_NCBIv2, whole genome shotgun sequence DNA includes these proteins:
- the LOC18788526 gene encoding pentatricopeptide repeat-containing protein At2g01740: MIRETLQLIGHLRRTSQLPSHSTCNKLLHNLISSNCGELSLKILSHLVSKGYNPHRSSFNSVISFLCKLGHISFARKLINSMPRYGCLPDIVTYNSLMDGYCKFSDIDEACLLMKEIRMRGCRPDLVTFNVLLNGFCNVKMKKEALVYIGLMWKSCSPNVVTYSHFIDMFCKMEDFGLGYRLLGDMVEGWGAAEFLPLLLFDDGYCKAGNWEVAFELLEKMRHSSLLPNVVTYNALIKGICIKGMLGRADYLFSKMWEDGFEPNSAVYTSMIDGHLKKGNLDDAVKYMSKMHDQGFSLDVAAYGAVISGLCKNGRLDKVMQFIEDMVGSGLAPDQMLLTTIMDAYFKANLKAASGVYGELLVTLQFFALLQRTSQFPTPFTCNKLLHSLISSNCGELSVKIFCHLLSKGYNPHPSSFNSIISFFCKLGHISFARTLVDSMPRYGCLPDIVTYNSLIDGYCKFCDIDEACLIMRKIRIGGCIPDLGTFNILFNGFCKVKMKKQAFVYMGLMWKSCSPNVVTYSTFIDMFCKTGDLGLGYRVLGGMVKDGVLPNLFAFTSLIDGYCKAGNLEVAFELLEKMRQSSLLPNVVTYNALIKGLCMQGMSERADYLFSKMWEDGVEPNSAVYTSMIDGHLQKGNVDDAMKYMSRMHDQGFNLDVAAYGVVISGLCKNSRLDKAIQFIEDMVSSGLVPDQMLLATIMDAYFKAGNLKAALGVYRELLERGFEPDGVTLSALMDGLCKHGCLKEARGYFCKEKANEISYSVLINGMCKEGNLSEVEKVFREMSEAGFIPDKYVYTSWIAGLCKQGSLPEAFRLKNKMVKEGIIPDLLTYSSLIFGLANAGLMIEAKQVFDDMLKKGITPDSAVFDILIRGYHKEGNDAAISSLYDEMRKRGLVDGEH, from the coding sequence ATGATCAGAGAAACCCTCCAGTTAATTGGTCACCTGCGAAGAACCTCACAGCTCCCGAGTCATTCTACCTGCAACAAGCTCCTACACAACCTGATTAGCTCCAACTGCGGTGAGCTCTCTCTGAAAATCCTCTCCCACTTGGTCTCCAAAGGGTACAATCCTCACCGCTCTTCATTCAATTCAGTTATCTCCTTTTTATGCAAATTGGGTCATATTAGTTTTGCCCGAAAGCTCATTAATTCGATGCCGAGATACGGGTGCTTGCCTGATATTGTAACTTACAATTCTTTGATGGATGGGTATTGTAAATTTTCTGACATTGATGAAGCTTGTTTGTTGATGAAAGAGATACGCATGAGAGGATGTAGACCTGATTTGGTTACTTTTAATGTATTGCTTAACGGGTTCTGTAATGttaaaatgaagaaagaagcTTTGGTTTATATAGGTTTGATGTGGAAGAGTTGTTCACCGAATGTAGTTACATATAGTCACTTTATAGATATGTTTTGTAAAATGGAGGATTTCGGTTTGGGTTATAGGCTGCTTGGTGATATGGTGGAAGGATGGGGTGCTGCCGAATTTCTTCCGCTTTTACTCTTCGATGATGGATATTGTAAGGCTGGTAATTGGGAGGTTGCTTTTGAATTGCTTGAAAAGATGAGGCATTCGTCACTTTTACCAAATGTGGTTACTTATAATGCTTTAATTAAAGGGATTTGCATTAAGGGGATGTTGGGAAGAGCCgattatttgttttctaagaTGTGGGAAGATGGGTTTGAGCCTAATTCAGCAGTCTATACTTCAATGATAGATGGACATTTAAAGAAAGGAAATTTAGATGATGCCGTGAAGTATATGAGTAAAATGCATGATCAAGGGTTCAGCCTTGATGTAGCTGCATATGGGGCGGTTATCTCAGGCCTCTGTAAAAATGGTCGGCTAGATAAAGTAATGCAGTTTATTGAAGATATGGTTGGGAGTGGGTTAGCTCCAGATCAGATGTTGCTGACGACCATTATGGATGCATATTTCAAAGCGAATTTAAAAGCAGCTTCAGGTGTCTACGGGGAATTGTTAGTAACCCTCCAATTCTTTGCTCTCCTGCAAAGAACCTCACAGTTCCCAACTCCCTTTACCTGCAACAAGCTCCTACATAGCCTCATTAGCTCCAACTGTGGAGAGCTCTCAGTGAAAATCTTCTGCCACTTGCTCTCCAAAGGTTACAATCCTCATCCCTcttcattcaattcaattatctCCTTTTTCTGTAAATTGGGTCATATTAGTTTTGCCCGAACACTCGTGGATTCGATGCCAAGATATGGGTGCTTGCCTGATATTGTAACTTACAATTCTTTGATTGACGGGTATTGTAAATTTTGTGATATTGATGAAGCTTGTTTGATAATGAGAAAGATACGCATAGGAGGGTGTATACCTGATTTGGGTACGTTTAATATATTGTTTAACGGCTTTTGTAAGgtcaaaatgaagaaacaagCATTTGTCTATATGGGTTTGATGTGGAAGAGTTGTTCACCGAATGTGGTTACATATAGTACCTTTATAGACATGTTCTGTAAAACAGGGGACTTGGGTTTGGGTTATAGGGTGCTTGGTGGTATGGTGAAGGATGGGGTGTTGCCGAATTTGTTTGCTTTTACTTCTTTGATTGATGGGTATTGTAAGGCTGGTAATTTGGAGGTTGCATTTGAATTGCTTGAGAAAATGAGACAATCGTCACTGTTACCAAATGTGGTTACTTATAATGCTCTAATAAAAGGGCTCTGCATGCAGGGGATGTCTGAAAGAGCCgattatttgttttctaagaTGTGGGAAGATGGGGTTGAGCCTAATTCAGCTGTTTACACTTCAATGATAGATGGACACTTACAGAAAGGAAATGTGGATGATGCTATGAAGTATATGAGTAGAATGCATGATCAAGGGTTTAACCTTGATGTAGCTGCATATGGGGTGGTTATCTCAGGCCTCTGTAAAAACAGCCGATTAGATAAAGCAATTCAGTTTATTGAAGATATGGTTTCTAGTGGGTTAGTTCCAGATCAGATGTTGTTGGCGACCATCATGGATGCATATTTCAAAGCTGGGAATTTAAAAGCAGCTTTGGGTGTCTACAGGGAATTGTTAGAAAGGGGTTTCGAACCTGATGGTGTGACTCTTTCAGCCTTGATGGATGGCTTATGCAAGCATGGGTGTCTGAAGGAGGCAAGAGGCTACTTTTGCAAGGAAAAGGCCAATGAAATTTCATACTCTGTGCTTATTAATGGGATGTGTAAGGAAGGAAACCTAAGTGAAGTTGAGAAGGTCTTCAGGGAGATGTCAGAGGCAGGGTTTATTCCAGACAAGTATGTATACACTTCTTGGATTGCTGGTCTATGCAAACAGGGTAGTCTGCCCGAGGCTTTTCGACTCAAGAATAAAATGGTTAAAGAGGGCATTATACCCGATCTGTTAACTTATAGCTCACTTATTTTTGGTTTAGCAAATGCTGGACTCATGATTGAAGCGAAACAGGTATTTGATGATATGTTGAAAAAAGGAATCACTCCTGACTCTGCAGTCTTTGATATTCTGATCAGAGGCTATCATAAGGAAGGTAATGATGCTGCCATTTCAAGCTTGTATGATGAAATGAGAAAGAGAGGGCTTGTAGATGGAGAACATTAA